A genomic window from Deltaproteobacteria bacterium CG11_big_fil_rev_8_21_14_0_20_49_13 includes:
- a CDS encoding NADH-quinone oxidoreductase subunit A: MLQDFALVLTFAILGTVFIFGTLVAGRFLRPKNPNPVKSQIYECGEPVVGPAWVSFNIRFYLIALIFVIFDVETVLIFPVAAVFKKWIASGNGILALIEIGLFVLVLMIGLVYVWVKRDLDWVKNV, encoded by the coding sequence ATGCTACAAGATTTTGCATTAGTACTTACATTTGCCATTTTAGGGACGGTGTTCATATTTGGAACACTTGTTGCCGGAAGATTCTTGAGGCCCAAGAACCCAAACCCGGTAAAATCACAGATCTATGAATGCGGCGAGCCGGTTGTGGGCCCTGCCTGGGTAAGCTTTAACATCCGATTTTATCTAATAGCCCTCATATTTGTAATATTTGACGTTGAGACGGTCCTTATTTTCCCGGTGGCTGCAGTATTTAAAAAGTGGATAGCCAGCGGGAACGGTATTTTGGCGCTTATTGAGATAGGGCTTTTTGTGCTGGTATTGATGATCGGGCTCGTTTATGTGTGGGTAAAACGCGATCTTGATTGGGTGAAGAATGTTTAA
- a CDS encoding NADH-quinone oxidoreductase subunit B (The point of entry for the majority of electrons that traverse the respiratory chain eventually resulting in the reduction of oxygen) gives MFNRTLPDFILTTRVDEFLNWCRKSSLWYMLFATACCGIELMQTGGPRCDWDRFGAVPRATPRQSDLMIIAGTISYKMAIRARRLYDQMPDPKYVISMGSCSNCGGLFQHSYSVLKGIDKVMPVDIYVPGCPPRPEALTDGLLKLQEKMQNEKFLRR, from the coding sequence ATGTTTAACAGGACACTGCCAGATTTCATTTTAACGACCAGGGTGGACGAGTTCCTTAACTGGTGCAGGAAGTCATCGCTCTGGTATATGCTCTTTGCCACCGCCTGCTGCGGTATCGAACTCATGCAGACCGGTGGCCCGCGTTGCGACTGGGACAGATTCGGCGCGGTCCCTCGTGCAACACCCAGACAGTCGGACCTCATGATAATCGCGGGGACCATCAGCTACAAAATGGCCATCCGCGCGCGCAGGCTTTACGACCAGATGCCGGACCCTAAATATGTGATTTCGATGGGGAGCTGTTCTAATTGTGGCGGACTTTTTCAGCATTCATATTCGGTGCTTAAGGGGATAGACAAGGTAATGCCAGTCGATATCTATGTGCCGGGATGCCCGCCAAGACCGGAGGCGCTGACCGACGGTCTTTTAAAACTGCAGGAGAAGATGCAGAACGAGAAGTTTTTGAGGAGGTAG
- a CDS encoding NADH-quinone oxidoreductase subunit C, which translates to MFKEKLSYVEEVKAAAGDSFFFVPTDKIAEVCERAKTDGFDCLSCLTGADRGEHIEVVYHLFSYPRTETVVIKVKAAGAVASVSAIYPSAIWMEREVFDLLGVNFTGHPDLRRIMMPDDWAGNPLKKDYKEPAEYCGMTTTRNFPPL; encoded by the coding sequence ATGTTTAAAGAGAAACTTTCATATGTAGAAGAGGTCAAGGCCGCCGCGGGTGATTCGTTCTTCTTCGTGCCGACAGATAAAATAGCCGAAGTTTGCGAACGCGCAAAGACGGACGGTTTTGATTGTCTGTCATGCCTTACCGGTGCCGACAGAGGCGAGCATATTGAGGTCGTTTATCATCTCTTCTCATATCCAAGGACAGAGACCGTTGTTATTAAGGTCAAAGCCGCAGGTGCGGTGGCAAGCGTTTCCGCCATCTATCCGTCGGCCATCTGGATGGAACGCGAGGTCTTTGACCTTTTAGGCGTTAATTTTACGGGGCACCCGGATCTAAGGCGCATTATGATGCCCGACGATTGGGCGGGAAACCCGCTAAAGAAGGATTATAAAGAGCCTGCGGAGTATTGCGGGATGACCACTACAAGAAATTTCCCTCCTTTGTAA